A single genomic interval of Acetobacteroides hydrogenigenes harbors:
- a CDS encoding murein hydrolase activator EnvC family protein: MAESKKKKLITKLHHKYRLSIYNDSNLEEVWFLRLSRMNVLLVFGSLIILIIFGVTILISFTPLREFIPGYPDKNTRRTIVANALKVDSLERELTMWQRHLDNINRVLSGKPTEVIESKPDTTKKYKNLDLGRSEEDSKFRAEVEAAEKYKLAVFDKAKKTQGISGIRFYTPVKGKVLKPFNSQAGQLGVVLSVAPNELVLATLEGTVVSAGWSMEFGYSIVIQHSNNLISAYKYNSQVMKKVGEKVRAGEAIAVVGTRSEQKNTAQLLFELWFNGVPINPQHYVIF; the protein is encoded by the coding sequence ATGGCCGAGAGCAAAAAGAAGAAGCTGATCACCAAGCTGCACCATAAGTACCGTTTAAGCATCTATAACGATTCCAATCTTGAAGAGGTTTGGTTCCTTCGTCTATCGCGAATGAATGTGCTGCTTGTTTTTGGCTCGCTGATAATCCTGATAATATTTGGTGTAACCATTCTTATTTCGTTCACTCCGCTGCGCGAGTTTATACCCGGCTATCCCGACAAAAATACCCGTAGGACTATTGTTGCCAATGCGCTAAAGGTTGATTCGCTCGAGCGTGAGCTAACCATGTGGCAGCGCCATCTTGATAACATCAATAGGGTTCTTTCGGGGAAGCCTACCGAGGTTATCGAGAGCAAACCCGATACGACAAAGAAGTATAAAAACCTGGATTTGGGCCGATCGGAGGAGGATTCGAAGTTCAGAGCCGAGGTGGAAGCTGCCGAAAAGTATAAGCTGGCCGTTTTTGATAAGGCCAAGAAGACGCAAGGTATTTCGGGCATTCGCTTCTATACACCCGTGAAGGGGAAAGTGCTAAAGCCGTTTAACAGCCAAGCAGGGCAGCTGGGCGTAGTGCTTTCGGTGGCGCCTAACGAGCTGGTGCTGGCAACCCTAGAGGGAACGGTGGTTAGCGCCGGATGGAGCATGGAGTTTGGGTATAGCATCGTTATACAGCATAGCAACAACCTGATATCAGCCTATAAGTACAACTCGCAGGTTATGAAGAAGGTTGGTGAGAAAGTTCGTGCTGGTGAGGCTATAGCCGTGGTGGGAACAAGAAGCGAGCAGAAAAATACGGCTCAGCTCCTATTTGAGCTTTGGTTTAACGGAGTACCGATTAACCCACAGCACTACGTTATTTTTTAG
- a CDS encoding desulfoferrodoxin family protein — protein MPLVFKPVDISTEEKECRKDYFDRHTPYVICERQAKRNEKLKVKVTLGDQYVHPDDYDHYISTIQLWNRETLLAQVHFMPGAMGNQPGHVEVDFYVVPKMTMNLTAMAVCTKHGLWESETVDVAVVD, from the coding sequence ATGCCATTAGTATTTAAACCTGTTGACATCAGTACGGAAGAGAAGGAGTGCCGTAAGGACTACTTTGACCGCCATACGCCCTATGTAATATGCGAGCGCCAAGCTAAGCGCAACGAGAAGCTAAAGGTAAAGGTAACCTTGGGCGATCAGTACGTACATCCCGACGACTACGACCACTACATTAGCACTATCCAGCTTTGGAATAGGGAGACGCTACTTGCGCAGGTGCACTTTATGCCCGGTGCAATGGGAAATCAGCCAGGCCATGTAGAGGTTGATTTTTATGTTGTTCCTAAGATGACCATGAACCTTACTGCAATGGCCGTTTGCACCAAGCATGGCTTGTGGGAGAGCGAGACCGTTGATGTAGCCGTTGTGGATTAA
- the rseP gene encoding RIP metalloprotease RseP translates to MEILVRVAQLLLSLSILVLLHEAGHFFFSKLFKIRVEKFYLFFNPWFSLFKFKKGDTEYGVGWLPLGGYVKIAGMIDESMDKEQMKEPVQPWEFRAKPSWQRLLVMIGGVLVNFLLALVIYIAVLYTWGEEYVANKDVTYGIQADSLAQRIGFRNGDKIISLDGKPLENIATLQGDIVLNEVKNVLVERDGKQVNVAISPKFVPEILKAKGMFGPRVKYIVADVADGMPAKAAGVKAGDRFIKADTSTFEYVDEFKSYFAAHKNKKITVAALRGNDTVSFSIVPNSQGLIGTMFTTYEQFKISKIEYGFWESIPAGIDHGIDKAVKYVQQLKLIVKPETKAYESLGGFIAIGKIFPGSWDWGAFWEMTAFLSIILAIMNILPIPALDGGHVMFLLYEMVTRRKPSEKFMEYAQIVGMVILLALLIYANGNDIIKLFR, encoded by the coding sequence ATGGAAATACTTGTAAGGGTAGCACAGCTACTATTAAGCCTTTCGATCCTAGTGCTGCTCCACGAGGCAGGCCACTTTTTCTTTTCTAAGCTTTTCAAAATCCGTGTAGAGAAGTTCTACCTATTCTTCAATCCTTGGTTTTCGCTGTTTAAGTTTAAAAAGGGGGATACTGAGTACGGTGTTGGTTGGCTTCCATTGGGGGGCTACGTTAAGATTGCCGGTATGATTGACGAGAGCATGGATAAGGAGCAGATGAAAGAGCCTGTTCAGCCATGGGAATTTCGTGCAAAGCCATCGTGGCAGCGCTTGCTGGTTATGATTGGTGGAGTTCTGGTAAACTTTCTACTAGCGCTGGTTATCTACATCGCAGTTCTTTACACATGGGGCGAAGAGTACGTTGCCAATAAAGATGTAACCTATGGTATTCAGGCCGACAGCTTGGCTCAGCGCATAGGATTCCGCAATGGCGATAAGATTATTTCGTTGGATGGAAAACCTCTCGAAAATATAGCAACGCTTCAGGGGGACATCGTCCTCAATGAGGTGAAGAATGTACTGGTTGAACGTGATGGAAAGCAGGTTAATGTTGCCATTAGCCCAAAGTTTGTTCCCGAAATCCTTAAAGCAAAAGGGATGTTCGGTCCTCGTGTAAAGTACATCGTTGCCGATGTTGCTGATGGTATGCCCGCAAAGGCTGCTGGGGTAAAGGCTGGCGATAGGTTTATAAAAGCAGATACATCCACGTTTGAGTATGTCGATGAGTTTAAGAGCTACTTTGCTGCTCATAAGAACAAAAAAATTACAGTAGCGGCTTTGCGCGGTAACGATACCGTTAGCTTTAGCATTGTTCCAAATAGCCAAGGTTTAATAGGAACGATGTTTACAACTTACGAGCAGTTTAAGATTAGCAAAATTGAGTACGGTTTTTGGGAGTCTATTCCTGCCGGAATAGACCATGGTATAGACAAGGCTGTTAAGTACGTTCAGCAGCTAAAGCTGATTGTAAAACCTGAAACAAAGGCATACGAGTCGTTAGGTGGTTTTATTGCCATTGGTAAAATATTTCCAGGATCGTGGGATTGGGGAGCCTTTTGGGAAATGACGGCATTCCTTTCTATTATTCTTGCTATAATGAATATTCTGCCTATTCCAGCACTGGATGGAGGACATGTTATGTTCTTGCTCTACGAGATGGTTACCCGTCGTAAGCCCAGCGAGAAGTTTATGGAGTATGCCCAGATTGTAGGAATGGTAATCCTTTTAGCATTACTTATTTATGCAAATGGGAACGATATAATAAAATTATTTCGTTAA
- a CDS encoding 1-deoxy-D-xylulose-5-phosphate reductoisomerase yields MIKKRIAILGSTGSIGTQALEVIEANPDLFEVEVLTANNSIELLIEQAVRYQPNAVVIGNEAKYQMVADALSRYPIKVYAGSKAIEQIVEMETIDVVLTAMVGYSGLMPTINAIKSKKVIALANKETLVVAGELITALSQENRVPIIPVDSEHSAIFQCLVGELSPIDKVILTASGGPFLHTDIDTLKTVTRADALKHPNWSMGAKITIDSASMMNKGFEVIEAKWLFGVTPDQIDVVIHPQSIIHSMVQFEDSSIKAQMGLPDMKLPIQYAFTFPDRVKTDFKRLNFKDYSTLTFLEPDTGKFRNLAFAYESMRQGGNMPCILNAANEVVVEAFLKGKIGFLEMSDIIEKVMCRASFVQKPTLADYCETDTAVRTLTTSLIR; encoded by the coding sequence ATGATTAAGAAGAGAATTGCAATACTTGGCTCAACCGGCTCGATAGGTACGCAAGCCCTTGAGGTTATTGAGGCAAATCCTGACCTATTTGAGGTAGAAGTTTTAACGGCCAATAATAGTATAGAGCTGCTTATAGAGCAAGCCGTAAGATACCAGCCAAACGCAGTTGTTATCGGTAATGAGGCAAAGTACCAGATGGTGGCTGATGCGCTTAGCCGCTATCCGATTAAGGTGTATGCCGGATCTAAGGCTATAGAGCAGATCGTAGAAATGGAGACCATTGATGTGGTGCTAACGGCTATGGTTGGCTACTCGGGTTTAATGCCCACCATCAATGCCATTAAATCGAAAAAGGTAATTGCTCTTGCCAACAAGGAAACCCTAGTTGTTGCAGGCGAGCTGATAACCGCTCTATCGCAGGAGAATAGGGTGCCCATAATTCCGGTCGATTCGGAGCACTCTGCCATTTTCCAATGCTTGGTTGGCGAGCTGAGCCCTATAGATAAGGTTATACTTACCGCGTCGGGTGGTCCATTCCTTCATACCGACATTGATACGCTGAAAACCGTCACCCGTGCTGATGCCTTAAAGCATCCGAACTGGAGCATGGGGGCGAAAATTACCATCGATTCGGCATCGATGATGAACAAGGGGTTTGAGGTGATAGAGGCCAAATGGCTCTTTGGGGTGACCCCCGACCAGATTGACGTGGTGATACACCCACAGTCGATCATCCACTCGATGGTACAGTTCGAAGATTCGTCCATAAAGGCGCAGATGGGGTTACCCGACATGAAGCTTCCCATTCAGTATGCCTTTACCTTTCCTGATAGGGTAAAAACAGACTTTAAGCGCCTAAATTTTAAAGACTACAGTACGTTAACGTTCTTAGAACCCGATACCGGCAAGTTCCGAAATCTTGCTTTTGCCTACGAGTCCATGCGACAAGGGGGAAATATGCCCTGTATCCTAAATGCCGCTAACGAGGTGGTGGTCGAAGCCTTTTTAAAGGGGAAGATCGGGTTCCTAGAGATGTCGGACATCATCGAGAAGGTTATGTGCAGGGCATCTTTTGTCCAAAAACCAACACTGGCCGACTACTGCGAAACCGATACCGCAGTGAGGACGCTAACAACATCGCTAATTCGATAA
- a CDS encoding M28 family metallopeptidase has product MKKLLLPALLVAMAYSSSAQAFLQGLKASPDSLRKHIYVLASDSLKGRKTGSIEQRIAATYIADKFREAGLSPINPGSAEPFFQSFELYSSPFDFRNASVKIKDSSRKIYFFSDIMPLSGDGIGNTSIIPYFGSVENRESDSACYAPVVAAKSIDEGLNRIIQTCNARQEEVKGTFLLVLPTNEVTELNRSRFAFASPLMQKISRSGDTLFYTSTSNPILPNQNSYYSKVLPFLARHPKVDILLTDEILLKKLFAKEALKEYPHVKGTLVGKALEISGSLPADRLTKVQTENVVGVFGGANKKDEAVVVCAHYDHIGTAISHTKFADNMADSIFNGADDNASGTAAVLEIARLLQLAKSTGHVPNRSIILVAFTGEEIGLYGSYYMINNPIIPLKKTAAVVNIDMIGRSNQSHFDSDMYVYPIILGNFDGSPEQHLKQSAQMAKIGISDPISERELDLWTHGSDHDMFVKAGIPSIVITTGEHADYHTPADEASIINYPRMERITNFIFYSLWKLANQ; this is encoded by the coding sequence ATGAAGAAGCTCCTACTTCCTGCTCTGCTCGTTGCCATGGCCTACAGCAGCAGCGCACAAGCCTTCCTTCAAGGTCTTAAAGCATCCCCCGATAGCTTAAGGAAGCACATATACGTTTTGGCTTCCGATAGCCTAAAAGGACGTAAAACCGGCAGCATCGAACAACGAATTGCGGCAACCTACATTGCCGATAAGTTTAGGGAGGCCGGACTTAGCCCCATCAACCCAGGTAGCGCAGAGCCGTTCTTTCAATCCTTCGAACTATACTCATCCCCTTTCGACTTTAGGAATGCTTCAGTAAAGATTAAGGATTCTTCAAGAAAGATCTACTTTTTTAGCGACATAATGCCGCTATCGGGAGATGGCATTGGCAACACCTCTATAATTCCCTACTTCGGTTCTGTAGAAAATAGGGAATCGGACAGCGCTTGCTATGCCCCTGTAGTGGCAGCCAAATCGATCGACGAAGGGTTGAACAGGATAATCCAAACCTGTAATGCAAGGCAAGAAGAGGTTAAGGGCACCTTTCTCCTCGTTCTCCCAACAAATGAGGTCACAGAGCTCAATCGTAGCCGATTTGCCTTTGCTTCTCCGCTCATGCAAAAAATAAGTAGGTCAGGAGATACGCTATTCTACACGTCCACTTCAAATCCCATATTGCCCAACCAAAATAGCTACTACAGCAAGGTATTGCCCTTCCTTGCAAGGCATCCAAAGGTTGACATTCTTTTAACCGACGAAATCTTACTTAAAAAACTTTTTGCCAAAGAAGCGCTTAAGGAATACCCCCATGTAAAAGGAACTCTAGTTGGAAAGGCATTAGAGATTAGCGGCAGCCTACCAGCCGACAGGCTCACAAAGGTTCAAACCGAAAATGTTGTTGGGGTATTTGGTGGCGCTAATAAGAAGGACGAAGCCGTAGTCGTATGCGCGCATTACGACCATATTGGCACAGCAATTTCTCATACCAAATTCGCGGATAACATGGCCGATAGTATTTTTAACGGTGCAGACGATAATGCATCGGGAACAGCAGCAGTGCTAGAAATCGCTCGCCTACTACAGTTGGCCAAAAGCACCGGTCATGTACCTAACCGAAGCATAATTTTGGTGGCATTTACCGGCGAAGAGATCGGACTATACGGATCGTACTACATGATCAACAACCCCATCATCCCGCTTAAAAAAACAGCAGCGGTTGTAAACATCGACATGATCGGACGGTCTAACCAGAGCCATTTCGATTCCGATATGTATGTATATCCCATTATTCTAGGAAATTTTGATGGTAGCCCAGAGCAACACCTTAAACAAAGCGCCCAAATGGCAAAAATTGGTATATCAGATCCTATTTCTGAAAGAGAACTGGACTTATGGACGCATGGCTCCGACCATGACATGTTTGTAAAAGCAGGAATACCCTCTATCGTTATCACGACTGGCGAACATGCCGACTACCATACTCCTGCCGACGAAGCCAGCATAATTAACTACCCCCGAATGGAACGTATTACTAACTTCATCTTTTATAGCCTTTGGAAGCTCGCCAATCAGTAA